The region GGGCTTTCTTCAGGACCACATCCTCATGTAATGATACAAGAACCACTTATAAGTAAAGCACACCTGCCAGAGAGCAAGACCTGGGGCGAAGGGTTGGCTGCTAGGGTGCTTTCCTCCCCTTTCAGAGAACCCGACTGAAGCGCGTGGAATATTTGCATTTGGATGCACGATGATGGCCCCCAGCCCCATTTCTGAATCCTTTGTTGGCAGCCAGTCATCATCATGGTCGCTTttcagtcgttaagtcgtgtcccactcttttcgacaccatggactgcagcacgccaggctcctctgtcctgcgttgtctcccagagattgctgAAATTTATGTCCGTGGAGTCAGTggtgctctctaaccatctcatcttctgcggtccccttctccttttgccttcaatctttcccagcaacagggtcttttcctgtgagttgaTGCTTCAATCATCAGTGCCTTGAGGCTATTCATGGATAAAGTTTCTAAACAAATCCTACCATCTTGAAACATTGGTTTGTTGTTTCTAGGACCTTAAAACTAAGCTTGCAAATGCAGTTAAGAAGCATCTATTATTTTTACATAAGAATTTAAAGACCCTGGGGAAGttattttttctgctttggaAAATTCTGTTTCTTGTGCACCACTTTCACACTTGGAAGATTCTTGTGGAATCCTCAAAAATGTGTTAGATTCTATTCTTTTAGTCTCACTTTCCTACCTTTTTTGAAGAGGAAATGCTAATAGCACCAAACAGATTTTTGTTCTTAAATAAATCACACTTTATGAGCATGTGTTCCTCTGATTACAAATAACTCTTTCAGCTCCTACTGGATATTAGTGTCTGTGATTCAAACATACATTTCCAAGGATCTGTTGAAGCCAAGTGATATATTTGGTCATTGTGCTACTCTACTTATAAGATGTCATTTACATATAAGATATAATTTGAGACCATCTCCTCGGGACCAAAGTGATTGGTATGCCTTaggcttttattcttttcaaatcagtcactTGATATACTCTtgcatttgttttacatttaataaattaaagCGTTCTGATGATTAAGTAAGAAGGTGCTCTGTCTAGGGCAGTGTTCCTCAAATTTTATTGTGCGTGCCCTAGGCCCTTGCTAAGGCACACATTCTGTGTTTCCAACAACTTCCCAGGTCAAGTTCATGTTGTTGGACCAAAAACCACACTCAGTAGCAGCTATGAGGGAATGTTGGGACGTTTTGATAATTTGAAACCTAAGCTAGGGATGGCATCAAGCTGATGGCACTGAATTCACTTTTCCCACACtatccttatttttttatttttcctaaattattCGGTAAGCTAATAGGGAGATTTTTGCTAGAGAGGATTGCTCCTGTTTCCTGTgacaaaacatatatttataatttttaaccaATTAAATAATTCTTGATTTTTAATAAAGTATCACACCCATCCTTTTTGCTTGGAAAGAGACTCTCTCGACCAGCCTCCTTTTTGTTCCAGCGTTTTCTGAACAACTGAAAATGTATATTACCATTTCTGATCAGCAAAGGCATATTTTAGATGGTTCACGATCTTTTTAATGGTAGAACAAATTTAACATTCTGGACAGTTGAATAgaggttacattttttttttgtctttttaaactaTGCTTAAAAACATAAACAGTGgatttcccaagtggtgctagtagtaaagaacctgcttacaatgcagaagacgttAGACACGAGAGTTCAATCGCCGAATCAGGatgatccccaggaggagggcatggcaacccactccaggattcttgccgggagaatcccatggacagaggaacctggcgtgctacCATCTGTGGGCTtgcgaagagtcaaacacaactgaagtgacttagttcTCATGCATGTAAAGATAGTCACGGAAACAATTTCAAATAGTTCCTCTGTGCATTAGATGCAAGTTGTTTCAATTACTGTGTATTGGTGAGAATTAAGTGACTTCTAGCTTGCCGTGTCCTGTCATGTTAGCTTATTTTGTAGGGAAATCAAATCTGACACCTTTCAATTAACGTCTTTACCTCTCTAATATAAAAATAGATGGAAGAGTTCTGGAGCAAGAAGCTTTGATTAGTATCTTCAGATTGCCTTTACTTCCCCAAATGCGTCTCCTATCATTTCAAAGTTTGCTGAAAGTCCTTTTCTAGAAGCAGGAAAACACTcacaggtgggaggaaggttgcgttgttgaaaaataatttattcctaGTCATGAGCTTGTCAGCTCTCAAAGGAATCACAGTGGTGTGTCTCATCTGTACCTAGAGGTCTCAAAAGAGGGGATAAGTGGAAATGTGCCATGGATTGGAGTTTGGTCATTCTAGGTGGTAACTCAAGTGTGAGCTATTTGGGAGGCAGACAGATGAGAGGAGGCAAGGAGTGGGGAGGGAAAAAGAAGTCCTCTCTCTGCCTTCACACATGCATCTGTACGTCACCTTTAAACTGCCTCATCATAGTGTCAGATCAAAAGGATgcaaatttctgttttatatatagttgatATATgttcatgtgcttagtcactcagttgtgtccaactctttgcgaccccatggactgtagcccaccacgctgctctgtccatggtattgtccaagcaagaatactggagtgggatcttccctgacccagggatagaactcgggtctccttgtgtttgactctttgtgactccatggacaccaggcttctgcgtccatgggattttctaggcaagagtactggagtgggtccatttccttctccagagaatcttcccgacccagagatcaaacccaggtctcccgcactatagacagacgcttttaccatctgagcccccagggaagcagaGTGCtaagagccagcagggaagccaaaTGCAAATTGGGAACAGATAAAATTATGTAGAAAGATGCATCTTTTTCGCTTCCCACTTTTTACTTGATAATTTTTCATTGAAACATAAGTGACttgcaatgttgttttagtttcaggtgtactgattcagtttttatattaaaaaatggcaaatgacAAGAAGCATCTTTCCAAATAACTTTATCAGTCtccattttgcatttgtttataaCTGAAAAGGGTTTCACATTTTTCCCCTTAAGTTGTATTTTTTGCTCAGTCAGTCATTTCATGGTGAAATATGACTGTGACCAGTTGCATTTATAAATAGGCATCCTTGATTCGGTAGATTCGGCCCCAGGCCTCTTATGCCTCTCTGTTTGGATATGCAAATAGATCTCTGAGAGAAGATGCTGACTGTGATGTAAAATTCACTGCATGATCATTGATAATAAGAGGCAACACTATGATTTTCTTTTGACGATGAAGACAAATCATTTTCGTTTCTTGAATACCTTTTCAAGTGAATTATTATTACTTAACACTTTACTTAATGCCAACTCCTAGCCTCTGGGTGTTTAGTCCCAATCACAGCATTTTTGAAAAACCTACAGTCAGATCAGCACTTAATCCATTATCTACCCATCACtgactcttttctctcttctttcctacaATAGATTGCAGATTGAGCTTAACCAAGAAGCTCGTGGGCTGATCCACGCTGACCTGCCTGACCACAGAAGAGGTTCTATCGGCCTGGTTGGGCCCCTCTTGGCCGTGGATAACTTGGCTTCACTTGTTGCCTGGGTGGAAAATTCTTCCTCTTGAAATATTTTTGCACATGGAGGACAACAGCAAAGAGGCCAACATAGGCTGAGAAGAGCAGAGACCTCAAGAATATTCTTTGCCCTTGGCCTTCAGGACATTTCCTCTAGTTGGAGTTCTGGACTTGAGAACCCTGCTCAATTATTTTGGTTTAGctatctgtttctatttttttatttttatttttttacttttcttttcccgACAGCATTGTGTTTGATTTCCGTACTTCAGAAATGGGCCTACAGACCACACAGGGGCCCGGCCAGGGGGCTTTTTTCCTGAAATCTTGGCTTCTCATTTCCCTGGGGCTCTCCTCACAAGTGTCAAAATTCCTGGCGTGCCCCAGTGTGTGTCGCTGTGACAGGAACTTCGTCTACTGTAACGAGCGAAGCTTGACCTCAGTGCCTCTTGGGATCCCGGAGGGCGTCACTGTACTCTACCTCCATAACAACCAAATTAATAATGCTGGGTTTCCTGCAGAACTCCACAACGTTCAGTCTGTGCACACCGTCTACCTTTACGGCAACCAACTGGACGAATTCCCCATGAATCTCCCCAAGAACGTCCGTGTCCTCCACCTGCAGGAAAACAACATTCAGACCATTTCACGGGCGGCCCTGGCCCAGCTCCTGAAGCTGGAAGAGCTGCACCTGGATGACAACTCCATCTCCACCGTGGGCGTGGAAGATGGAGCCTTCCGCGAGGCCCTGAGCCTCAAGTTGCTGTTCCTGTCCAAGAACCATCTCAGCAGTGTGCCAGTGGGCCTCCCCATGGACCTGCAGGAGCTGCGTGTGGATGAGAACCGCATCGCCGTCATCTCAGACATGGCCTTCCAGAACCTCACGAGCTTGGAGCGTCTGATCGTGGACGGGAACCTCCTGACCAACAAGGGCATCGCCGAGGGCACCTTCAGCCACCTCACCAAGCTCAAGGAATTCTCCATCGTCCGGAACTCACTCTCCCGCCCGCCTCCTGACCTCCCAGGCACACACCTGGTCAGGCTCTACCTGCAGGACAACCAGATCAACCACATCCCTTTGACAGCCTTCTCCAACCTCCGGAAGCTGGAACGGCTGGACATCTCCAACAACCAGCTGCGCATGTTGACTCAAGGGGTCTTCGACAACCTCTCCAACCTGAAGCAGCTCACCGCTCGGAACAACCCTTGGTTCTGTGACTGCAGCATTAAATGGGTCACGGAGTGGCTCAGACACATCCCCGCCTCGCTCAACGTACGAGGTTTCATGTGCCAAGGTCCCGAGCAAGTCAGGGGCATGGCCGTGCGGGAGCTGAATATGAATCTGTTGTCTTGCCCCACCACGACCCCTGGcctgcctcccctcaccccagccccgACTTCAGCTTCTCCTGTGACTCAGCCCACCACGTTCTCCGTGCCGGTCCCTAGCAGAAGCTACACACCCCTGAGTCCCACACCATCCAAGCCCCCCACAATTCCCGACTGGGATGGCAGAGAAAGGGTGACCCCACCGCTTTCTGAACGGATCCAACTCTCTATCCGTTTCGTGAATGACACCTCCATCCAAGTCGGCTGGCTGTCTCTCTTCACTGTGATGGCTTACAAGCTCACATGGGTGAAAATGGGCCACAGTTTGGTGGGGGGCATCGTTCAGGAACGCATCGTCAGCGGTGAGAAGCAGCATCTGAGCCTGATAAATCTGGAGCCCAGATCCACCTATCGGATTTGTTTAGTGCCCCTGGATGCGTTTAACTACCGAGCTGTAGAAGACACCATTTGTTCGGAGGCCACCACCCATGACTCCTATGTGAACAATGGCAGCAACACGGCTTCCAGCCACGAGCAGACAACTTCCCACAGCTTGGGCTCCCCTTTTCTGCTAGCGGGCCTGATCGGGGGTGCCGTGATATTCGTGCTCGTGGTCCTGCTCAGTGTCTTTTGCTGGCACATGCACAGAAAGGGGCGCTACACCTCCCAGAAGTGGAAATACAACCGAGGCAGGCGGAAAGACGACTACTGTGAGGCAGGCACGAAGAAGGACAATTCCATCCTGGAGATGACAGAGACCAGTTTCCAGATCGTCTCCTTAAATAACGATCAGCTCCTTAAAGGAGATTTCAGACTGCAGCCCATTTACACCCCAAATGGGGGCATTAATTACACAGACTGCCATATCCCCAACAACATGCGATACTGCAACAGCAGCGTGCCAGACCTGGAGCACTGCCATACGTGACAGACAGAGGCCCAGAGCTACGGAGCGGATGGACATGGAGACTCTCGAGAACACGCACGTGTGTGCACAGAAAGACACGCGAGTTACATTTGATAAATGTTACACTGATGCGTTTGTGCATTTGAATACTCTGTAATTTATACGGTGTACTATAtaatgggatttaaaaaaaagtgctatCTTTTCTATTCCAAGTTAATTACAAACAGTTTTGTaactctttgctttttaaatcttaaaaaaaaaaaaaagttgctgaaGTACTGTACAGGGTTGTACAATGAGAACCCAATGCCAGGGTGAAAGAATGAGTGATTCTTCCTCCTGATGCAATTCACCACTTCACTGTTGATGCTTCAGAACAAATTCGTTTCCTAGAGTTGGTGGTCAGATAAAAGGTCAGGTTAAAGTGGGCTCATCAGAGTAGGGCAGATAATAGTCATAGAACAAGAAGTGCTCCCCAGATATCTTTCTACTATTTGTATACTTCCGGTTCTGGAGGAAGAGTGAAAACTTGTCGAATCTAAGAAAGGAGGTAGTCACCCTGTTTTGACCTGAAGGAGCAAATGCAGAAGGCATCTCTGGAGGAAATCAGTTCCTATGAGAGAAGTTAACCCATCCTGGCAGAATCAGGAAAATGAGACAAGATTTGGAAAAAACCTTTGAATCCAGGGGTTGGCTTTCTGACTGGGAACTTGAAAAATCACCTTCAGGCTCCCCTGGCCCTATGTGAAACAGAAGCCTGAGTCTGGTTTCAGTCATCTTCGGGACAGGTAGGATACCCCAGCAAGAAAACTCCCTTTGAAAGTATTACTGTTCAAATTATACATCAGGTTGAATCACATTCAACAGAGATATATTCTAGAATACTTTTTTAGAAGAGGCTAATAAAATAATGGGAAGAATTATATTGAATGGAATTATTTTTGATAATGAGAATTATTTGGGTAGATTCACTGCAGCTATGTCAACATGATATTTAGACCAACAAGGGATCAATGTTTGGAACATACTAAACTGGTTATTTAAAAACTATTGATACCCTTTAGACAAAAGCACGTAATCAGTGGTCCCATTATACTATATCAACTAACTTTGTCAGTATCATGTTGAAATAGCTTGAATTAATATCTTTATCCCCTCAGAAATTCTTGTCTTCCAATCACCTcacatatattttcataattagcTGTTGATGATATACATTTGTTGGTCACCCCTCTgctaaaaatttgaaagaaaactaTGGATGCCAGTCTTCATTGCACAAAATATCCACactcactttaaaatatatactaattTTCCCTGCTAATAATCCTGTAAGGACATATCAAAGCTGGCAAAATaccgtattttttttttaaagcaatactgTGTTTCCACCTTGAACTGACTTTGATCcgcttccatttttttaaatttcgttTATTCCTTTTAAATTGTGGATGTTCCTCTTCTTTGGGAATTGTGAGGGATAATCAATCTTATATTAACAGGATAACAGATGAAAAATGAACAAGCCTGGGAGGGAAGGCTTGTTCCCCTAATCTTGGCAGCACAGGGCATTGAGCAAAGGGcatggagaagagaaggatgTCCAGGCTTAATTCTAGATATTTTTTGAAGCAACGTCCGTCTTCAGAAAGCGTGTATAATGTCCTCCTTTCCATCCCTTAGATCTAGAAGGGCTATCGATCACATACACACCTTATCTAAAAAGTACACCCTTGGaaaattcttttgaaaatcaaattCAGGCATTTCCTTCTGTATTGCATATTTCCTTGATCACTAGTCATTATTTTAAGAACCTATGACGTTAGCATCACAATCATGTTGCTTTGGCTTTTCCTGTCCTTCTTAC is a window of Ovis canadensis isolate MfBH-ARS-UI-01 breed Bighorn chromosome 7, ARS-UI_OviCan_v2, whole genome shotgun sequence DNA encoding:
- the FLRT2 gene encoding leucine-rich repeat transmembrane protein FLRT2; the encoded protein is MGLQTTQGPGQGAFFLKSWLLISLGLSSQVSKFLACPSVCRCDRNFVYCNERSLTSVPLGIPEGVTVLYLHNNQINNAGFPAELHNVQSVHTVYLYGNQLDEFPMNLPKNVRVLHLQENNIQTISRAALAQLLKLEELHLDDNSISTVGVEDGAFREALSLKLLFLSKNHLSSVPVGLPMDLQELRVDENRIAVISDMAFQNLTSLERLIVDGNLLTNKGIAEGTFSHLTKLKEFSIVRNSLSRPPPDLPGTHLVRLYLQDNQINHIPLTAFSNLRKLERLDISNNQLRMLTQGVFDNLSNLKQLTARNNPWFCDCSIKWVTEWLRHIPASLNVRGFMCQGPEQVRGMAVRELNMNLLSCPTTTPGLPPLTPAPTSASPVTQPTTFSVPVPSRSYTPLSPTPSKPPTIPDWDGRERVTPPLSERIQLSIRFVNDTSIQVGWLSLFTVMAYKLTWVKMGHSLVGGIVQERIVSGEKQHLSLINLEPRSTYRICLVPLDAFNYRAVEDTICSEATTHDSYVNNGSNTASSHEQTTSHSLGSPFLLAGLIGGAVIFVLVVLLSVFCWHMHRKGRYTSQKWKYNRGRRKDDYCEAGTKKDNSILEMTETSFQIVSLNNDQLLKGDFRLQPIYTPNGGINYTDCHIPNNMRYCNSSVPDLEHCHT